The Dama dama isolate Ldn47 unplaced genomic scaffold, ASM3311817v1 ptg000215l, whole genome shotgun sequence genome has a window encoding:
- the LOC133053757 gene encoding cyclin-Y-like protein 1 produces MVHVLSAAKEFLRAYIGTKCLPVSRFSVLGIEESSCLSEVYLERLLTYAEIDVCPTNWKRIVLGAILLASKVWDDQAVWNVDYSQILKDMTVEDMNEMERHFLELLQFNINVPASVYAKYYFDLCSLADDNNLSFLTAPLSKERAQSLEAISRLCEDKYKDLGRVAVRRSFSADNSIGIQRSNATLS; encoded by the exons ATGGTGCACGTGCTGAGTGCTGCCAAGGAGTTCCTTAGGGCATACATAGGCACCAAATGCCTGCCCGTGTCACGGTTCTCAGTGCTGGGCATAGAGGAGAGTTCTTGCCTTTCTGAG GTTTACTTAGAAAGGCTTTTAACTTATGCTGAGATCGACGTTTGCCCcactaactggaaaagaattgTTTTGGGAGCCATTCTTCTTGCCTCCAAGGTTTGGGACGATCAGGCTGTTTGGAATGTGGACTACTCCCAGATCCTAAAGGACATGACAGTTGAGGACAT GAATGAGATGGAAAGGCACTTTCTGGAGCTCCTTCAGTTTAATATTAATGTTCCCGCCAGTGTTTATGCCAAATACTACTTTGACCTTTGCTCCTTAGCAGATGACAACAACCTGAGTTTTCTAACTGCTCCTCTTAGCAAAGAAAGAGCACAGAGCCTAGAG GCCATCTCCAGACTGTGTGAAGACAAATACAAAGACTTGGGCAGAGTTGCTGTGAGAAGGTCTTTCAGCGCTGATAATTCCATTGGTATTCAGCGCTCCAATGCCACCCTCTCATGA